From one Thalassoroseus pseudoceratinae genomic stretch:
- a CDS encoding NYN domain-containing protein → MSESVEQLIAVFIDFENLALGVRDMKVGRFQIELVLKRLLKKGRIVYKRAYCDWRNYGDAVREFHGQGIELIDIPQTKMSGKNSADIRMVVDALDLCYSKDHIDMFALISGDSDFSPLVSKLKENNKRVIGCGVKSSTSDLLISNSDEFIYYDDLIRTAQKKPTPPKTNKPKKELSDKEKKQEASDRVMEVLLSMDQDYDTLWGSMLKQAIRRVYPGFNEGYYGYDSFSDLLEDLEDQSLVVLDYDESRGNYKVRRGRVK, encoded by the coding sequence ATGAGTGAGTCTGTTGAACAATTAATCGCGGTCTTCATCGATTTCGAGAACCTCGCACTGGGTGTGCGAGACATGAAGGTCGGGAGGTTCCAAATTGAGCTTGTCCTCAAGCGACTGCTGAAAAAAGGCCGCATCGTTTACAAACGTGCCTACTGCGATTGGCGAAACTACGGCGATGCCGTTCGTGAGTTTCATGGCCAAGGTATTGAGCTGATCGACATCCCCCAAACGAAAATGAGCGGCAAAAACAGTGCCGACATCCGCATGGTGGTCGATGCGCTCGACCTCTGCTATTCCAAAGACCATATCGACATGTTCGCCCTCATCTCCGGCGACAGCGATTTCTCACCGCTCGTTTCCAAGCTCAAAGAGAACAACAAACGCGTGATTGGCTGCGGCGTCAAAAGTTCGACGTCCGATTTGCTGATCAGCAACTCCGATGAATTTATCTACTACGATGACTTAATCCGCACCGCCCAAAAGAAACCGACCCCTCCCAAAACAAACAAACCCAAAAAAGAACTGTCCGACAAGGAAAAGAAGCAAGAGGCCAGCGACCGGGTCATGGAGGTGCTGCTCTCGATGGATCAAGACTATGACACGCTCTGGGGGTCGATGCTCAAACAAGCAATCCGCCGCGTCTACCCCGGCTTCAACGAAGGCTATTACGGTTACGATAGTTTCTCCGACCTACTCGAAGACTTGGAAGACCAAAGCCTCGTCGTCCTCGACTATGATGAAAGTCGCGGCAACTACAAGGTTCGTCGCGGACGAGTGAAATAA
- a CDS encoding arylsulfatase produces MTKTLSYLLFVSLMLGMTTESDAKDNAKKPLRPNIVYILLDDAGYGDLSCYGQSQFETPNIDRLAEEGMKFTEHYAGCTVCAPTRCVLMTGQHTGHCYIRGNKEVKPEGQQPIPDETVTLPELLKQAGYATGGFGKWGLGSPGSEGDPVNQGFDEFFGYNCQREAHSYYPTHLWHNTEKVMLDGKTYSHDLIMKHALDFVREHQDKPFFCFLPVTIPHAAMHVPDSYSDPFRKKFSQFNGKIGRYSGPEVDNPIAAFAGMMTKLDEDVGQLLELLAELEIDENTIVMLTSDNGPHLEGGHNPRFFDSNGPLKGFKRDLYEGGIRAPFLVRWPGRVPKKTTSDLISAHWDILPTCCELAGVAVPQNVDGISLVPTLLGNPKEQTPHKYLYWEFHERGGKRAVRFGNWKAVQLNMNKKKPSPIELYDLSKDIDESNNVAASHPQIVHEAKTMFEQAHTPSKLWPFPFDKK; encoded by the coding sequence ATGACGAAAACACTCAGCTATCTATTATTTGTGTCTTTGATGCTAGGGATGACGACGGAGTCTGATGCCAAAGACAATGCGAAGAAACCGTTGCGTCCGAATATTGTTTATATCCTGCTAGACGACGCAGGGTATGGTGATCTGTCGTGTTATGGACAGTCACAGTTCGAAACACCAAACATTGATCGTCTCGCTGAGGAAGGGATGAAGTTCACGGAGCACTATGCCGGTTGCACGGTGTGTGCACCGACACGGTGTGTTCTGATGACTGGTCAGCATACGGGGCACTGCTATATACGTGGAAACAAAGAAGTGAAGCCCGAAGGCCAGCAGCCAATTCCCGATGAGACGGTCACGCTGCCGGAATTGTTGAAACAAGCCGGTTATGCAACTGGCGGTTTTGGCAAGTGGGGACTTGGATCGCCGGGGTCGGAAGGTGATCCTGTTAACCAAGGGTTTGATGAGTTCTTCGGCTACAACTGCCAACGCGAAGCTCATAGCTACTATCCGACTCATCTTTGGCACAACACAGAAAAGGTGATGCTCGACGGGAAAACGTACTCGCATGATCTGATCATGAAGCATGCGTTGGACTTTGTACGGGAGCATCAGGACAAGCCGTTCTTCTGTTTCCTGCCAGTGACGATTCCACATGCTGCCATGCATGTTCCCGACTCGTATTCCGATCCGTTTCGCAAAAAGTTCTCGCAGTTCAACGGCAAAATTGGTCGTTACAGTGGTCCTGAAGTGGATAACCCAATCGCAGCTTTTGCGGGGATGATGACGAAACTTGATGAAGATGTCGGACAGTTGCTCGAATTGCTAGCCGAGCTTGAAATTGACGAAAACACAATCGTAATGTTGACCTCAGATAATGGCCCGCACTTGGAAGGTGGGCATAACCCGCGGTTCTTTGATAGCAATGGGCCATTGAAAGGGTTTAAACGCGATCTCTATGAAGGCGGAATTCGCGCGCCGTTTCTCGTGCGTTGGCCAGGTCGCGTGCCTAAGAAAACCACAAGCGATCTGATCTCGGCTCATTGGGATATTCTGCCGACCTGTTGTGAACTCGCCGGAGTGGCGGTACCTCAAAACGTCGACGGCATTTCTCTCGTGCCTACACTACTTGGAAACCCGAAAGAGCAAACGCCGCACAAGTATTTGTACTGGGAATTTCACGAGCGGGGCGGGAAGCGAGCCGTGCGGTTCGGCAATTGGAAAGCGGTGCAGCTCAATATGAACAAGAAAAAGCCTTCGCCAATCGAACTCTATGATTTGTCAAAAGACATTGACGAGTCCAACAACGTGGCTGCGAGCCATCCACAGATTGTTCATGAAGCGAAGACCATGTTCGAGCAGGCTCACACGCCATCAAAACTGTGGCCGTTTCCGTTCGACAAAAAATAG
- a CDS encoding 2-keto-4-pentenoate hydratase, with the protein MKPLSPDELDQAARQLFRGRAHPPRLISHLPPVCRPQLVADAMAIQSRLHELLTEAGRGEVVGTKIGCTTPVMQAYLGMAHPCAGGIFESTVLQHSGEVSFDRFLHVGVECEIAVRIGKSIQPRDHSYGREEIAHHVEAVFAAIEIVDDRYVDFANREPDWRTWVADDFFGAGLVLGPPVTDWQTLDLASVHGEMRINGTSVGDGVGRDIINGHPLEALVWLANSESARQREIPAGWLIALGSVVQTQWVSRGDLVSVHFADLGEAAVRFA; encoded by the coding sequence ATGAAGCCTCTGTCTCCAGATGAACTGGATCAGGCCGCTCGGCAACTTTTCCGCGGGCGTGCTCATCCGCCGCGACTGATTTCGCATTTGCCCCCGGTGTGTCGGCCGCAATTAGTGGCGGACGCGATGGCAATTCAAAGCCGTCTCCATGAATTGCTGACCGAAGCAGGGCGGGGGGAAGTCGTCGGCACAAAGATCGGCTGCACGACACCAGTGATGCAAGCGTACCTCGGGATGGCTCACCCCTGCGCCGGCGGTATTTTTGAGTCGACGGTTTTGCAGCACAGTGGCGAAGTTTCCTTCGATCGCTTTCTGCATGTCGGGGTGGAGTGCGAAATTGCGGTGCGAATTGGCAAGTCGATTCAGCCCCGTGATCATTCCTATGGTCGCGAAGAAATTGCACATCATGTGGAAGCCGTCTTTGCAGCCATCGAAATTGTCGATGATCGTTACGTCGATTTCGCAAACCGCGAGCCAGATTGGCGAACTTGGGTGGCGGACGATTTCTTCGGTGCGGGTTTGGTTCTTGGTCCACCGGTCACCGATTGGCAGACACTCGATTTGGCATCCGTTCACGGCGAGATGCGCATTAACGGAACATCCGTGGGGGATGGTGTCGGACGCGACATCATCAACGGTCACCCGCTTGAAGCTCTTGTTTGGCTGGCCAATTCGGAGTCCGCTCGGCAACGCGAGATTCCAGCCGGTTGGCTGATTGCATTGGGAAGTGTCGTGCAGACTCAATGGGTCTCGCGTGGTGATCTCGTGAGCGTGCACTTTGCGGATCTTGGAGAAGCAGCGGTGCGTTTTGCATAG
- a CDS encoding glucose 1-dehydrogenase yields MKALVVHPGQPNSASLREVPEPDPHLGEILVETLAVGVCGTDREIIAGEYGAAPAEDDYLILGHESLGRVLEAPADGELQPGDLVAGIVRRPDPVPCPSCAVGEWDMCTNEKYTEHGIKGLHGFCAERFRVTTSHAVKLAPNLENVGVLVEPASVVAKAWQHIERIGNRAHWSPSRVLVTGAGPIGLLAALLGVQRGFDVHVLDLAEDGLKPELVEELGATYHHDGIQEACCGADIVVECTGVGRLVYEATQCNAHSGIVCLTGISSGQRAIDVDWAELNRRIVLENDVVFGTVNANREHYELAADALKEANNEWLERLITRRIPIDNWQAILERPVDDVKTVITFD; encoded by the coding sequence ATGAAAGCACTCGTTGTCCATCCCGGCCAGCCAAATTCCGCGAGTTTGCGTGAGGTCCCGGAACCGGATCCGCATCTTGGAGAAATTCTGGTGGAGACGTTAGCGGTGGGTGTCTGCGGAACCGATCGAGAAATCATCGCCGGAGAATACGGAGCCGCTCCCGCGGAAGACGACTACCTCATTCTTGGTCATGAATCTCTGGGTCGGGTATTGGAAGCTCCCGCAGATGGCGAGCTGCAACCGGGCGATTTGGTGGCGGGCATCGTGCGACGTCCCGACCCGGTTCCGTGTCCCAGTTGTGCGGTGGGCGAATGGGATATGTGCACGAATGAGAAATACACTGAGCATGGAATCAAAGGTTTGCATGGGTTCTGTGCGGAGCGTTTTCGTGTCACGACTTCGCACGCTGTTAAACTTGCCCCGAATCTTGAGAATGTCGGTGTGCTAGTCGAACCTGCAAGCGTGGTTGCCAAAGCTTGGCAACACATTGAACGTATTGGCAACCGCGCTCACTGGTCGCCGAGCCGAGTCCTAGTCACCGGCGCCGGACCGATTGGCTTGCTTGCCGCCCTGCTAGGCGTTCAACGCGGGTTTGATGTGCACGTACTCGATTTAGCCGAAGATGGTTTGAAACCCGAGCTCGTCGAAGAGCTGGGAGCCACCTATCATCATGATGGAATCCAAGAGGCATGCTGCGGAGCTGACATCGTCGTGGAATGCACGGGCGTTGGCCGTCTCGTTTATGAGGCGACGCAATGCAATGCTCATAGTGGAATCGTTTGCTTGACAGGTATTTCCTCAGGCCAGCGTGCGATTGATGTCGACTGGGCAGAACTCAATCGACGAATTGTGCTGGAAAACGATGTCGTCTTCGGCACCGTCAATGCAAACCGCGAGCACTATGAACTTGCTGCAGATGCATTGAAAGAGGCTAATAACGAATGGCTGGAACGACTAATCACAAGACGCATCCCCATCGACAATTGGCAAGCAATACTAGAACGCCCCGTCGATGACGTCAAAACTGTGATCACCTTCGACTAG
- a CDS encoding DUF1552 domain-containing protein, protein MNLRLSRTISRRTVLRGTGAALALPWLNAMASRTSAAESLEKPPLRSVFLFMPNGVRPDHWTPAGDDESWEITPMLKPLANVKDEIMLLENLWNEQTVGRNGHWPKVPAFLSGGFVVRTSGRDMDTGGTSVDQLMAAKIGDRTPLPSLELGVDEAYTGVDNIGGGFTRIYGSHIAWRDPHTPVPKEIVPRLAFDRLFRTGPAEPVVSGFTPRQPAVVKSLARDDTSVLDLVLEDAKNLSRRVGSEDKVKIDEYLESVRSVERRIENALKPQKRWINEGQFDLSRPKPGIPETHIEHVRLMLDILVLALWTDSTRIATFMFGNAQTGRNFSFLDGVRGSFHGLSHHRNEAKTLAQYEKIGTWHIEQLAYVLEKMKSLDEAGSSLLDNSQVVFGSTLRDGNRHDPHNLPIILAGRGTGLLRPGRRVRAERDTPLCNLYLTMLHHMGIDAKSFGDSTAALRGLS, encoded by the coding sequence ATGAACCTTCGACTTTCCCGAACGATTTCCCGTCGAACCGTACTGCGTGGAACCGGAGCGGCATTGGCGTTGCCTTGGCTCAATGCGATGGCGTCCCGCACATCCGCCGCCGAATCGCTGGAGAAACCACCGCTCCGAAGCGTATTCCTGTTCATGCCCAACGGTGTGCGACCGGATCACTGGACACCCGCCGGCGACGACGAATCCTGGGAAATCACGCCGATGTTGAAGCCCTTGGCGAACGTCAAGGACGAGATCATGCTGCTGGAAAATCTGTGGAATGAACAAACCGTGGGACGGAACGGTCACTGGCCGAAAGTGCCCGCGTTTCTCTCGGGCGGTTTTGTCGTCCGCACGTCCGGACGCGACATGGACACCGGCGGAACGTCCGTGGATCAACTGATGGCCGCCAAAATTGGCGACCGCACACCATTGCCGTCGCTCGAACTTGGTGTGGATGAAGCCTACACGGGCGTCGATAATATCGGTGGCGGTTTTACACGCATCTACGGTTCGCACATTGCTTGGCGTGACCCGCACACACCGGTCCCCAAAGAAATCGTGCCGCGGTTGGCCTTCGATCGACTCTTCCGCACCGGACCGGCCGAACCGGTTGTTTCCGGTTTCACTCCCCGTCAACCGGCGGTGGTGAAATCGTTGGCACGCGACGACACAAGCGTGCTCGACCTCGTCCTCGAAGACGCCAAGAACCTGAGTCGCCGGGTCGGTAGCGAAGACAAAGTCAAAATCGACGAGTATCTCGAATCTGTCCGCAGCGTCGAACGCCGTATCGAGAACGCCCTCAAACCGCAAAAGCGCTGGATCAACGAAGGACAATTCGACCTGTCCCGCCCCAAACCCGGAATTCCGGAAACCCACATCGAGCACGTCCGCTTGATGCTCGACATCCTCGTACTCGCTCTCTGGACCGACTCCACTCGCATCGCCACATTCATGTTCGGCAACGCTCAGACGGGGCGAAACTTCTCGTTCCTCGACGGTGTTCGCGGCAGCTTCCACGGCCTTTCACACCATCGCAACGAAGCGAAAACCTTGGCTCAATACGAGAAGATCGGCACATGGCACATTGAACAATTGGCTTACGTTTTGGAGAAAATGAAAAGCCTCGATGAGGCTGGTTCATCGCTTCTCGACAACAGCCAAGTTGTGTTCGGTTCAACACTCCGCGACGGCAACCGACACGATCCCCACAACCTGCCGATCATTCTCGCGGGGCGTGGAACGGGTCTGCTCCGCCCCGGTCGTCGTGTGCGTGCCGAACGAGACACACCGCTTTGCAATCTGTATTTGACGATGTTGCATCACATGGGAATCGACGCAAAGTCGTTCGGCGACAGCACCGCCGCATTGCGAGGGCTGAGCTAA
- a CDS encoding AI-2E family transporter, whose amino-acid sequence MKPFAKRVWIAAGIIAAMVVGLWLFTSLFQAILILFAGTILAVFLTQLSHRLANATSLNYQYAFALVVITFLTIMIGGGYLMGNQIVDQLSQLSEELQSASDYLLDRMENTPKLAEFIRSNGESSNIANRLFTTIQTTVSLTITAIGGFILFLFLGFYFAYQSKLYRDGVRQLFPDNFHSRYDEICDRLYNSLWKWMLGRMFSMVVITIGSTVGLYFMNIPVPITLGVIAGLLTFIPNFGPVLAAIPPMLIGLKQGVDVSVYVAIYYTGLQFVESYFLTPFVAEHQVSLPPVVTLSCQLIFGTLAGVLGVLLAEPLALATMLLIQELYLIDTLGRDPADVRT is encoded by the coding sequence GTGAAACCATTCGCGAAACGTGTCTGGATCGCAGCCGGGATCATCGCCGCGATGGTGGTGGGACTTTGGCTTTTTACGTCTTTGTTTCAAGCCATTCTGATATTGTTCGCCGGCACGATTCTAGCAGTTTTCCTAACACAACTAAGCCATCGCCTAGCAAATGCGACCTCGTTGAATTACCAGTATGCGTTTGCACTCGTTGTGATCACATTTTTGACCATCATGATAGGCGGCGGCTATCTGATGGGCAACCAGATTGTTGACCAACTGAGCCAGCTATCCGAGGAACTTCAGTCAGCAAGTGACTATCTCCTTGACCGTATGGAAAACACCCCGAAATTGGCCGAATTCATTCGGTCGAACGGTGAATCATCCAATATCGCCAATCGCCTCTTCACAACCATTCAAACCACTGTTTCACTCACGATCACCGCTATCGGTGGGTTCATTCTGTTCTTGTTTCTCGGCTTCTACTTTGCCTATCAAAGCAAACTTTATCGAGACGGTGTGCGGCAACTCTTCCCTGACAATTTTCATAGTCGGTACGATGAGATTTGCGATCGTCTCTATAATTCCCTTTGGAAATGGATGCTCGGCCGAATGTTTAGCATGGTCGTAATCACAATTGGTTCGACCGTGGGACTATACTTTATGAACATTCCGGTGCCGATCACACTCGGTGTGATCGCGGGGCTGCTAACATTCATCCCAAATTTCGGGCCGGTACTCGCAGCGATCCCACCAATGCTGATTGGTCTCAAACAAGGTGTCGATGTCTCGGTCTATGTCGCCATCTACTATACTGGGTTGCAATTCGTCGAAAGCTATTTTCTAACACCGTTTGTTGCGGAACATCAGGTCTCATTGCCGCCAGTTGTGACTTTGTCGTGCCAACTTATCTTTGGAACGTTGGCCGGTGTGCTTGGAGTCCTTCTCGCGGAACCGCTTGCTTTGGCGACGATGTTGCTAATCCAGGAACTCTACCTCATTGATACGCTCGGACGAGATCCGGCTGACGTCCGAACCTAG
- a CDS encoding 3-keto-disaccharide hydrolase encodes MRLALAALCLLATTMPANADDGPKVGEWYSLFNGKNLDGWTPKIRHHKLGENYKNTFRVEDGVMKVGYEGYDKFNETFGHIFYNTPFSHYRLRLEYRFVGEQCEGGPGWAIRNSGIMIHGEDPKLMDIDQDFPASIEVQLLGGGPTGKRTTGNLCTPYTHVVMDGKLLKRHCTSSTSKTYRGEQWVTAEVEAHGDGEIKHFINGEEVLSYSKPQLDEGEAHSKMLAEKAGQVMLTGGTISLQSESHPCEFRKIEIMLLKE; translated from the coding sequence ATGAGACTAGCCCTAGCAGCGCTCTGCTTGCTTGCGACCACGATGCCCGCCAATGCCGATGACGGCCCTAAAGTTGGCGAATGGTATTCGCTATTCAATGGAAAGAACCTAGACGGCTGGACCCCAAAAATCCGACATCACAAATTGGGGGAGAACTACAAAAACACCTTCCGCGTCGAAGACGGCGTGATGAAAGTTGGCTACGAAGGTTACGACAAGTTCAACGAAACTTTCGGACACATTTTCTACAACACACCGTTCTCACATTATCGACTGCGACTTGAATATCGTTTCGTCGGCGAACAGTGTGAAGGTGGTCCCGGCTGGGCGATCCGCAATAGTGGCATCATGATTCACGGCGAAGATCCAAAACTCATGGATATCGACCAAGACTTTCCCGCATCGATCGAAGTGCAACTGCTAGGCGGCGGCCCCACAGGCAAACGCACCACGGGCAACCTGTGTACTCCTTACACGCATGTGGTTATGGACGGCAAACTCCTCAAACGACACTGCACAAGCTCGACCTCGAAAACCTATCGCGGAGAACAATGGGTGACAGCCGAAGTTGAAGCCCATGGCGATGGAGAGATCAAACACTTCATCAATGGTGAAGAAGTCCTCTCTTACTCGAAACCGCAACTCGACGAAGGCGAAGCCCACTCAAAAATGCTCGCTGAGAAAGCCGGTCAAGTCATGCTCACTGGTGGCACGATTTCGCTTCAATCCGAAAGCCATCCGTGTGAGTTCCGAAAAATCGAAATTATGCTACTCAAAGAGTAG
- a CDS encoding DUF1592 domain-containing protein, whose amino-acid sequence MRCVFLLVISILVNSSTTAEELKPESATLFEQSLRPVLVETCGDCHDPDDAENAVPFLSATKAEAVATHRGLWKNVAEQLRNRTMPPADAVQPSEEDRLRIANWIDETLRQTACQLGEYAGQVVSRRLNRIEYDNTIRDLLGVDLDVSDTFPVDGSGGEGFNNNGETLFLPPILMERYLEAATTALDAAIVTPRLKKTFRPDDLQIESKSQRNSNQTLPKKSAANAFVTVYVAGDYTIRVTAATTESHPAKVVLKLDGIAANRFEFTGEKNKPIQESAVVRLARGVHAITIRTEETPLTIHRLEITENRNEPSDRKLENHQKLLGRSPGDIPKNPRDAAYKVLKKFTRRAFRRPVGETEIEGYLSLYDRAAERGDPYPEAVKLAMKAVLVSPHFLFRVEDEPNGSQLEPIGDHELAVRLSYFLWSSMPDDELNRLADAGKLHERDVLTSQINRMLNDPKADIFAEQFIGQWLGTQKVGNGHAPDTSTFRDQFTFKLVFDMQAEPFHLFAHILEQNRSLLELIDSDYTILNRRMQVHYGLIKPPKDAGSKWVLNQYREKDGGSWELVELPNDQRGGVLGTAGVHMLTSYPNRTSPVLRGGWVLETLLGVHVPSPPPDVPELKRGKKEKKSLREQLAMHRDHSACAACHNLMDPVGFALENFDVLGRWREKDGNQEIDASATLPTGQKINGPAGLRKALLDRKDDFLRQLTRKMLGYALGRSLTDADDCTIGQITDAVTKDDYKARTLVREIVLSTPFRMRSGPSN is encoded by the coding sequence ATGCGTTGCGTTTTTCTTTTGGTCATCTCAATACTGGTGAATTCCTCGACCACTGCGGAAGAGCTGAAACCCGAGTCGGCCACGCTTTTTGAACAGTCTTTGCGGCCGGTGCTGGTCGAAACGTGCGGTGATTGCCACGACCCGGACGACGCCGAAAACGCCGTTCCGTTTCTATCGGCAACCAAAGCCGAGGCCGTCGCCACGCATCGAGGACTTTGGAAAAACGTTGCTGAGCAACTCCGCAATCGGACTATGCCGCCCGCCGATGCCGTTCAACCCAGCGAAGAAGATCGCCTGCGAATCGCGAATTGGATTGACGAAACGCTCCGCCAAACTGCGTGCCAACTCGGTGAGTACGCCGGTCAGGTTGTCAGCCGGCGATTGAATCGCATCGAATACGACAACACGATCCGCGATTTACTCGGGGTCGATCTGGACGTGTCCGACACCTTCCCCGTCGACGGGTCCGGTGGCGAAGGCTTCAACAACAACGGTGAAACCCTGTTCCTTCCCCCAATCCTGATGGAACGCTACCTCGAAGCCGCCACCACCGCACTCGATGCCGCCATTGTCACGCCACGATTGAAGAAGACGTTCCGCCCGGATGATTTGCAAATCGAGTCGAAGTCTCAACGGAATTCCAATCAAACGCTTCCGAAGAAATCGGCGGCGAATGCATTCGTGACCGTTTACGTGGCGGGTGATTACACCATTCGCGTAACGGCGGCAACAACGGAAAGTCACCCCGCGAAAGTCGTGCTGAAACTCGATGGCATCGCCGCGAACCGTTTCGAATTCACTGGCGAGAAGAACAAACCGATCCAGGAATCCGCCGTGGTCCGTCTCGCACGCGGTGTGCACGCCATTACCATCCGAACCGAGGAAACACCGCTGACGATTCATCGGCTGGAAATCACTGAGAACCGCAACGAACCGTCCGACCGCAAGTTGGAGAACCATCAAAAACTCCTCGGACGGTCACCCGGCGATATCCCGAAGAATCCACGTGACGCCGCTTACAAAGTCTTGAAGAAATTCACACGCCGAGCATTCCGCCGACCGGTGGGCGAGACGGAAATCGAGGGTTATCTTTCACTTTACGATCGAGCCGCCGAACGAGGCGATCCATACCCCGAAGCCGTCAAGTTGGCGATGAAAGCCGTCTTGGTCTCGCCACATTTCCTGTTCCGCGTGGAAGACGAACCCAACGGCAGCCAGCTCGAACCAATTGGCGACCACGAACTCGCTGTGCGGCTGTCGTACTTTTTGTGGTCGTCAATGCCAGATGACGAACTGAACCGGCTCGCCGATGCCGGGAAACTGCACGAACGCGATGTTCTCACATCGCAAATCAACCGCATGCTCAACGACCCGAAAGCCGACATTTTCGCGGAGCAGTTCATCGGTCAATGGCTTGGCACTCAGAAAGTCGGTAATGGACACGCACCGGACACCAGCACATTCCGCGATCAGTTCACGTTCAAACTCGTCTTCGATATGCAAGCCGAGCCGTTCCACTTGTTCGCTCACATTTTGGAGCAAAACCGTAGCCTGTTGGAGTTGATCGATTCCGATTACACCATTCTCAACCGCCGAATGCAGGTGCATTACGGTCTCATCAAACCGCCGAAGGATGCGGGATCAAAGTGGGTGCTGAATCAGTATCGGGAAAAAGACGGCGGCTCTTGGGAACTCGTGGAACTTCCGAACGACCAACGTGGCGGCGTGTTGGGAACGGCCGGTGTTCACATGCTGACATCCTATCCCAACCGGACCAGCCCCGTGTTGCGTGGTGGATGGGTCTTGGAAACGCTGCTCGGCGTGCATGTTCCATCACCACCACCTGACGTTCCGGAACTCAAACGTGGCAAGAAAGAAAAGAAGTCACTCCGCGAGCAACTCGCCATGCATCGTGACCATTCCGCGTGTGCCGCCTGTCACAATCTCATGGATCCGGTCGGTTTTGCGTTGGAGAACTTCGATGTCCTCGGGCGTTGGCGAGAAAAGGACGGCAACCAAGAAATCGACGCCTCCGCGACACTTCCTACCGGTCAAAAAATCAACGGCCCTGCTGGACTCCGAAAGGCATTGCTGGACCGAAAAGACGATTTCCTCCGCCAACTCACACGCAAAATGCTCGGCTACGCCCTGGGTCGCAGTCTGACGGATGCCGATGATTGCACTATTGGTCAAATTACCGACGCCGTCACCAAAGACGATTACAAGGCAAGAACACTCGTGCGTGAAATTGTTCTCAGTACCCCCTTCCGCATGCGATCCGGCCCGTCGAATTAG